One window of Mucilaginibacter inviolabilis genomic DNA carries:
- a CDS encoding RagB/SusD family nutrient uptake outer membrane protein, giving the protein MKNLKQCIYIIGLFALCSCNKTEFLDKKPASNILTPTSLTDFQGLLDNTTVFNLTGGLDQLSSDDISVSDNDWPNGIPTERNAYIWAKDIYGGDVNISDWNTLYQQVFYANNVLDGLSKSDSLATSQAQYIKGQALFDRAFAFYDLTRTFCKAYDASSASTDLGIPLKLKSGIDNIQQRSTLQQSFDQIFSDLTIATSLLPAIRPSTNLNRPSKIAAYALLARIYLDMRNYQQAEANADQALNLYSTLIDYNTVDTTTDNPFTPTNNNELIYSTAQVNRYGDFPTTANFSLGRIPSTYINLYKSDDLRLSIYFGKFSDGTYYRKVGYYGLGYYPFTGFATDELYLIKAECLARDGQTSAAMDKLNQLLVKRHNKATPFIPLRASSAADALSTILTERSKELIWRGVRWYDLKRFNKEGANITLTRVLNGTTYSLPPNDNRWVMPIPSDEIALSGIQQNPR; this is encoded by the coding sequence ATGAAAAATTTAAAACAATGCATATACATCATAGGGTTATTCGCTCTTTGTTCTTGTAATAAAACTGAGTTCCTGGATAAAAAACCGGCTTCAAATATTCTAACCCCTACTTCCCTAACCGATTTTCAAGGACTCCTCGATAATACCACCGTCTTTAACTTGACAGGAGGGCTTGATCAACTTTCATCTGACGATATTAGCGTTTCAGACAATGACTGGCCAAATGGCATACCTACAGAAAGAAATGCATATATATGGGCAAAGGACATTTATGGAGGTGATGTTAATATTTCAGATTGGAACACATTATACCAGCAAGTTTTCTATGCCAATAATGTATTAGATGGACTCTCTAAATCAGACAGCTTAGCAACCTCACAAGCACAATATATAAAGGGGCAGGCTTTATTTGACCGGGCATTTGCCTTTTATGACCTCACCCGTACTTTTTGTAAGGCTTATGATGCGTCAAGCGCAAGCACTGATTTAGGTATTCCGCTAAAACTTAAATCGGGGATTGACAATATCCAACAAAGGTCAACCCTTCAGCAAAGCTTTGACCAGATTTTTAGTGACTTAACCATAGCAACCAGTTTATTGCCCGCAATACGCCCATCCACAAATTTAAACCGTCCTTCAAAAATTGCAGCCTATGCTCTTTTAGCACGCATCTATCTTGACATGCGGAACTATCAGCAAGCTGAGGCAAACGCAGATCAGGCATTGAATTTATATAGCACACTCATTGATTATAATACAGTAGATACTACAACCGATAATCCGTTTACCCCAACGAACAATAATGAACTAATTTACAGTACCGCTCAGGTCAACAGATACGGCGATTTCCCAACGACTGCTAACTTTTCGTTAGGAAGAATACCTTCTACTTACATTAATTTATATAAATCGGATGATCTGCGACTTTCTATTTATTTCGGAAAGTTTTCTGATGGCACCTATTATAGAAAGGTTGGCTATTATGGGTTGGGATATTATCCATTTACTGGTTTTGCAACGGATGAATTATATCTAATAAAAGCAGAGTGCCTGGCAAGAGATGGACAAACGAGTGCTGCAATGGATAAGCTAAATCAATTGTTGGTTAAACGGCATAATAAAGCAACGCCTTTTATACCCTTAAGGGCGTCTTCAGCAGCTGACGCTTTATCTACAATATTGACTGAACGTAGTAAAGAATTGATTTGGCGTGGAGTGCGATGGTATGACTTAAAACGATTTAATAAAGAAGGAGCAAATATTACTTTAACCCGTGTTCTTAACGGCACAACCTATAGTTTACCACCTAATGATAATCGTTGGGTAATGCCTATTCCGAGCGATGAGATCGCTTTGAGCGGTATCCAACAAAATCCAAGATAA